A single Photobacterium toruni DNA region contains:
- a CDS encoding sugar ABC transporter permease — translation MDSAIPLARQIKVKRLNRHVITKNMGVIFSYAFLISMAVIILYPILVTLMSAFNVSNSLYSTSFFPENFSLTENFIHLFNNTPYLSWYRNTFLVSIITMILSTFIVTISGFVYSRYRYQSRKSALMSLLIIQIIPSGSGLIALYAIANSIGIYSSANATLYTYIFMILIYTTGGITMNTILMKGYYDSIPRALDESAKIDGATQLQIFKEILLPLVKPMIMVIAIFCFLGPIGDIIMPKFLIASMDSEAKTLAVGLMGLINNIKESSYNVFAAGAVLAAIPPVLVFYKFQDYIVGGLTSGGVKG, via the coding sequence ATGGACAGTGCAATCCCTTTAGCGCGCCAAATCAAAGTGAAACGTTTAAACCGCCACGTTATTACTAAAAATATGGGTGTTATCTTTAGTTATGCGTTTCTAATTTCTATGGCAGTGATCATTCTGTACCCGATTTTAGTGACATTAATGAGTGCGTTTAACGTCAGTAACTCGCTCTACTCTACCTCGTTCTTTCCTGAGAATTTCAGTTTAACTGAGAATTTTATCCATCTTTTCAATAATACGCCTTATTTAAGTTGGTATCGCAATACCTTCTTAGTATCGATAATTACCATGATCCTCTCTACGTTTATCGTGACCATTTCGGGGTTTGTTTACTCTCGTTATCGTTACCAATCACGTAAGAGTGCATTAATGTCATTGCTGATCATTCAAATCATTCCATCAGGCAGTGGCTTAATTGCTCTGTATGCAATTGCGAATTCTATCGGTATTTACAGCTCAGCCAACGCCACACTATATACGTATATCTTTATGATCCTCATCTACACCACAGGTGGCATCACAATGAATACGATTTTAATGAAAGGTTATTACGATTCGATTCCTCGTGCGTTAGATGAATCCGCAAAAATTGATGGTGCAACTCAACTGCAGATCTTCAAAGAGATCCTATTACCATTAGTTAAACCAATGATCATGGTTATCGCCATCTTCTGCTTCTTAGGTCCAATTGGCGACATCATCATGCCTAAGTTCCTGATTGCAAGTATGGATTCAGAAGCGAAAACACTGGCAGTTGGTCTTATGGGTCTTATCAATAACATCAAAGAATCTAGCTACAACGTATTCGCAGCAGGCGCGGTCTTAGCAGCAATTCCGCCTGTTCTCGTTTTCTATAAATTTCAAGATTATATCGTGGGCGGCTTAACGTCTGGTGGAGTAAAAGGCTAA
- a CDS encoding ABC transporter permease subunit, whose product MSQPFIFWLSMLIPGSGHFALHRTREALFGFSILALEILVFIQFTLPNFRLLAVKQPNGKITIGAERFVDDSFLIMVGSTVGAMMILVFFALHYAFARDAKDVKRQIDESGFAITFTEKVRGLSHEIVPNLITAPKFILLFVFALLPAIVSIVVAFTNFKRPVLPPAFLIEWKGFTNFERLFTNERTAAAFQETLSWTLTWTFCASALTIVLGTVLAVVANNKHIRGKKFFRTVYILPWAVPAFLTILVFQLFFSKIGGMNTMVIPFFTGNEYDVSTAIGFFLNADYAKITIILIQAWLGFPYVFILVTGVLQTIPDDLYEASAIDGGNAWTNFFDITLPLILISVAPVFITQFTFNFNNVTIVYMLGEATVQTVGSIYKPLDTISSLGFRLMMDAKYNEAAVYTLITSTVVGAVVLYSWLKAGAFKNEEVM is encoded by the coding sequence ATGAGTCAACCGTTTATATTCTGGCTCTCTATGCTGATTCCAGGTAGTGGCCATTTTGCACTACATCGAACACGAGAAGCACTATTTGGATTCTCTATATTGGCTTTAGAGATATTGGTTTTTATTCAATTTACCCTGCCTAATTTCCGTCTATTGGCTGTCAAACAACCTAATGGGAAAATCACCATCGGTGCAGAGCGCTTTGTCGATGATTCTTTCCTTATTATGGTAGGTTCAACCGTTGGCGCAATGATGATCTTGGTCTTTTTCGCATTACATTACGCTTTTGCTCGTGATGCAAAAGATGTAAAAAGACAGATAGATGAATCTGGTTTTGCGATTACCTTTACTGAAAAAGTACGTGGGTTATCACACGAAATCGTACCTAATCTCATTACTGCACCTAAGTTTATCTTACTGTTTGTTTTTGCTTTATTACCTGCAATTGTTTCTATTGTCGTTGCTTTTACTAACTTTAAACGCCCTGTTTTACCACCAGCATTTCTTATTGAATGGAAAGGCTTTACCAACTTTGAACGTCTGTTCACTAATGAGCGAACAGCGGCAGCATTTCAAGAAACGTTATCTTGGACTCTTACATGGACTTTCTGTGCTTCAGCACTCACCATCGTTCTCGGTACTGTTCTTGCAGTTGTTGCAAACAATAAGCACATCAGAGGAAAGAAGTTCTTTCGCACTGTGTACATTTTACCTTGGGCGGTTCCTGCTTTTTTAACCATTCTTGTTTTCCAACTTTTCTTCTCAAAGATTGGTGGCATGAACACCATGGTTATTCCATTTTTCACAGGTAATGAATACGATGTAAGCACTGCTATTGGCTTTTTCCTAAACGCTGATTACGCCAAAATTACCATTATCTTAATCCAAGCGTGGTTAGGCTTCCCTTATGTATTTATTCTAGTAACGGGCGTATTACAAACCATTCCTGATGATTTATATGAAGCGAGTGCAATCGATGGCGGTAACGCATGGACCAATTTCTTCGATATCACTCTCCCCTTGATATTAATAAGTGTTGCTCCGGTATTTATTACCCAATTTACCTTCAACTTTAATAACGTCACCATTGTATACATGTTGGGTGAAGCGACAGTTCAAACCGTTGGGTCAATCTACAAACCGCTCGATACCATTTCATCTTTAGGTTTCCGTTTAATGATGGATGCGAAATACAACGAAGCGGCGGTATACACCTTAATCACCAGTACTGTTGTCGGTGCCGTAGTCTTGTATTCATGGCTAAAAGCAGGTGCCTTTAAAAATGAGGAGGTTATGTAA
- a CDS encoding sugar ABC transporter substrate-binding protein, with the protein MIKKLSLAVSAALLLSNTAIAAENIVIGVEKSYVPYFTELAKQFNKGKDFKVEVAATSMFDLLAALPTQKGNIADIFMIPNDRIGELADQHLIAPTNFTVNGYTDAATNASTYNGQTYMLPMSTDTTLFLYNKDMIKEAPKTLKEIPPSEWAAKFTDFYFTGGLFMSNGGYIFKDNNPQDIGLNTPDSIKAGLAAQSLYNSGVSHWTLMQDDTVAYDIMMKYFMEGKVKAIINGPWAIADIEKAGINVGAAPIPSWDGSHPYKALTGTKGMTVNGYSDNKEGARAFIKFLATPENANKWYTDTREVSPNLSVNYKEGSLHKAIFDATNIGQPMPSIPEFMKVWGPMKTGLAQIAQGQNVKAVLNATVDTIEIDIEDM; encoded by the coding sequence ATGATTAAGAAATTATCACTTGCCGTTTCAGCAGCCCTATTACTTAGTAACACAGCAATAGCTGCAGAAAACATCGTTATTGGCGTTGAAAAAAGCTATGTTCCTTACTTCACCGAACTTGCAAAGCAGTTCAATAAAGGCAAAGACTTTAAGGTTGAAGTAGCAGCAACAAGCATGTTTGATTTACTGGCAGCGCTACCAACTCAAAAAGGCAACATTGCTGATATTTTCATGATCCCAAATGACCGTATTGGTGAACTAGCGGATCAACATTTAATTGCTCCAACCAACTTTACCGTTAATGGTTATACAGATGCTGCAACCAACGCATCAACCTATAACGGTCAAACCTACATGCTTCCAATGTCTACAGATACAACTTTGTTTCTGTATAACAAAGACATGATAAAAGAGGCACCCAAAACACTGAAAGAAATTCCACCGTCAGAATGGGCTGCAAAATTTACTGATTTCTACTTCACTGGCGGTCTATTTATGTCTAATGGCGGCTATATTTTCAAAGACAATAATCCACAAGACATTGGTTTAAATACACCAGATTCAATCAAAGCAGGTTTAGCGGCTCAAAGTTTATATAACAGCGGCGTAAGTCACTGGACACTCATGCAAGATGATACCGTTGCTTATGACATCATGATGAAATACTTCATGGAAGGAAAAGTAAAAGCCATTATCAACGGCCCATGGGCAATTGCTGATATCGAAAAAGCCGGTATTAATGTTGGTGCAGCACCGATTCCAAGTTGGGATGGCAGCCATCCATATAAAGCCTTAACCGGTACAAAAGGAATGACCGTTAACGGTTACAGTGATAACAAAGAAGGTGCTCGTGCTTTCATCAAGTTCTTAGCAACACCTGAGAATGCAAACAAATGGTACACCGACACTCGCGAAGTATCACCTAACCTATCTGTTAATTACAAAGAAGGCTCTCTACACAAAGCTATCTTTGATGCGACAAATATCGGCCAGCCTATGCCAAGTATTCCTGAGTTCATGAAGGTATGGGGACCAATGAAAACAGGTCTTGCTCAAATCGCACAAGGTCAAAATGTAAAAGCAGTACTCAATGCAACCGTTGATACTATCGAAATTGATATCGAAGACATGTAA
- a CDS encoding HD-GYP domain-containing protein, translated as MYSFLNSTHSLNERLNLFVASTQKLYPEIIGIAVTRIDDYDNLYSVYRSPDYGNNFPTFISSISLSPRLNNIRLSLEPSIIDNMLSHQSSVKEIHLRLLQSNCISSMACPIYTNDTFIGVLFINAKVKDFFSEKMDYFTTFSILLTLLITDNFNNKKAFHSIVKTVLLLSHHKDPETQNHLKRVAEYSRLIGLFLAKKGQCRGDFVESVYHFSDMHDIGKSLIPEEILYSTEIYTDKERAIMNQHTDLGCQLLSNILTTFKYENNQELNIILNIIRHHHERYDGKGYPDKLKGSDIPLEARIVTVADVIDALLSHRPYKKPWSIEDVELYLINGSGTLFDPLCIDAILHSLDKITQIQKRYPDIIKETPSI; from the coding sequence ATGTATTCATTTTTAAACTCCACACATTCACTAAATGAACGATTAAATCTGTTTGTTGCTTCTACTCAAAAGCTCTATCCAGAAATTATTGGGATTGCAGTTACACGAATAGATGACTACGATAATTTATATTCTGTTTATCGCAGTCCTGATTATGGCAATAATTTTCCGACCTTTATTTCATCAATTAGCCTATCACCGCGATTAAATAATATACGTTTATCATTAGAGCCAAGTATTATTGATAACATGCTGTCTCATCAATCATCGGTGAAAGAGATCCATTTGCGATTATTACAAAGCAATTGTATTTCAAGTATGGCATGTCCAATTTATACTAATGATACTTTTATTGGGGTCTTATTCATCAATGCTAAAGTGAAGGATTTCTTTAGTGAAAAAATGGATTATTTCACTACCTTTTCAATTCTACTCACGTTACTTATCACTGATAATTTTAACAATAAAAAAGCATTCCACTCTATTGTTAAAACTGTTTTATTATTAAGTCACCATAAAGATCCAGAAACTCAAAATCATTTAAAAAGAGTGGCTGAATATAGTCGCTTAATCGGCCTTTTTTTAGCCAAAAAAGGTCAATGTCGCGGTGATTTTGTTGAGTCTGTTTATCACTTTTCAGACATGCATGATATTGGAAAATCTTTAATTCCAGAAGAGATCTTATATTCAACTGAAATATATACAGATAAAGAAAGAGCAATAATGAATCAACACACAGATTTAGGTTGCCAATTATTATCTAATATATTAACCACATTTAAATATGAAAATAATCAAGAACTTAATATTATTCTTAATATTATTCGTCATCACCATGAGCGTTATGATGGTAAAGGTTACCCTGACAAGTTGAAAGGATCAGATATTCCACTAGAAGCACGTATTGTAACCGTTGCCGATGTTATTGATGCATTATTAAGTCATCGACCATATAAAAAACCATGGTCAATTGAAGATGTCGAATTGTATTTGATTAATGGCTCAGGAACGCTATTTGATCCCCTTTGTATTGATGCAATTTTACATTCACTTGATAAAATCACACAGATCCAAAAACGCTACCCTGACATTATTAAAGAAACCCCCTCCATCTAA
- the gcvP gene encoding aminomethyl-transferring glycine dehydrogenase, translated as MTSTTLLNTLSDDTRFAQRHNGPSVSQQQNMLAKIGALSIEQLIQQTIPASIALPQPMSLPPAQSEANMLASLKKIAAKNIINKSYIGQGYYNTHTPNVILRNILENPGWYTAYTPYQPEISQGRLESLLNFQQVIIDMTGMDLANASLLDEATAAAEAMTLCLRAGKNKSSQFFIAANVHPQTIDVVKTRAHFIDVEVIVGEPQQLNDHHVFGALLQYPATNGQIDDLTDIITSAHNNKALVIVASDLLALTLLTPPSEMGADVVIGSAQRFGVPMGFGGPHAGFMATKDQYKRTMPGRVIGVSKDTKGNRALRMAMQTREQHIRREKATSNICTAQALLANMAAFYALYHGAEGLKKIARRVHHLTAILAAGLRDNGFIIENNTFFDTLTLLTAEHTDSLYQQALDAGINLRKYNHKLGISIDETTSTDDIEVLLTLLTGKVLSIDHYSTLIATAEFAAIPLRCQRQSDYLTHPVFHRYHSETNMMRYMKQLENKDYSLTHGMIPLGSCTMKLNAATEMIPVTWPEFGQLHPFAPDCQTLGYQELAQKLSAMLCTITGYDAISLQPNSGAQGEYAGLIAIQRYHQANGDNHRNVCLIPSSAHGTNPASAAMVSMQVVVVGCDEKGNIDLNDLQEKIDQHRDNLSCIMITYPSTHGVYEEGVQQVCERVHAAGGQVYLDGANMNAQVGLTSPGFIGSDVSHLNLHKTFCIPHGGGGPGVGPIGVKSHLSPFLPGHIDNQQSQNNQYAVSAAALGSASILPISYAYISMMGEAGLKQATELAILNANYVMERLRPHYPILYRGTQGRVAHECIIDIRSIKAASGISEEDIAKRLMDYGFHAPTMSFPVAGTLMIEPTESEDITELDRFCEAMIAIRKEIHQVQTGEWPLDDNPLVNAPHTQADLRVSEWGHCYSRDIACFPSIHTQNTKYWPSVNRVDNVFGDRNLICSCVSIDAYMNK; from the coding sequence ATGACTTCGACCACACTGCTCAATACTCTCAGTGATGATACTCGTTTTGCTCAGCGCCATAATGGTCCTAGCGTATCGCAACAACAAAATATGCTAGCAAAAATTGGCGCATTGAGTATTGAACAGCTCATCCAACAAACAATTCCGGCTTCTATTGCATTACCGCAACCCATGTCGTTACCACCAGCACAAAGTGAAGCGAATATGCTCGCCTCACTCAAAAAAATAGCAGCAAAAAATATCATCAATAAAAGTTATATTGGGCAAGGATATTATAATACTCATACTCCAAATGTTATTTTACGTAATATCTTGGAAAATCCGGGGTGGTATACCGCCTACACTCCTTATCAACCTGAAATATCACAAGGTCGTTTAGAATCATTGCTTAATTTTCAGCAAGTGATTATCGATATGACAGGTATGGATCTGGCTAATGCGTCATTACTTGATGAAGCAACTGCAGCCGCAGAAGCGATGACGCTATGTCTACGTGCAGGTAAAAACAAAAGTTCACAGTTCTTTATCGCAGCCAATGTTCACCCACAAACCATTGATGTCGTTAAAACTCGTGCTCACTTTATTGATGTCGAGGTTATTGTTGGTGAACCTCAACAACTCAACGATCACCACGTCTTTGGTGCATTATTACAATACCCAGCAACTAACGGTCAGATTGATGATTTAACGGATATTATTACCAGTGCACACAATAACAAAGCCTTAGTCATCGTTGCCAGTGACCTATTAGCCCTCACTTTACTAACACCACCAAGTGAAATGGGGGCAGATGTAGTGATTGGTAGCGCACAACGGTTTGGTGTTCCAATGGGGTTTGGTGGACCACATGCTGGTTTTATGGCAACTAAAGATCAATACAAGCGCACTATGCCAGGGCGAGTCATTGGCGTATCAAAAGATACCAAAGGTAACCGCGCTCTACGCATGGCAATGCAAACTCGTGAACAACATATTCGTCGAGAAAAAGCGACCTCTAATATTTGTACAGCTCAAGCATTACTGGCTAATATGGCGGCTTTTTATGCGTTATATCATGGTGCTGAAGGCCTTAAAAAAATTGCTCGTCGAGTGCATCACCTCACGGCAATATTAGCCGCAGGTTTACGTGATAATGGCTTCATTATTGAAAATAACACCTTCTTTGATACCCTCACATTACTGACAGCTGAGCATACTGATAGCCTCTATCAACAAGCATTAGATGCAGGCATTAACCTTCGTAAATATAATCATAAACTTGGCATTAGTATTGATGAAACCACATCAACCGATGACATTGAAGTGTTATTGACCTTATTAACTGGCAAGGTTTTATCAATTGATCATTACAGCACGCTAATTGCGACAGCTGAATTTGCCGCAATTCCTCTCCGTTGCCAACGTCAAAGTGATTACCTAACGCACCCTGTTTTTCATCGCTACCATAGCGAAACCAACATGATGCGTTATATGAAACAACTTGAAAATAAAGATTATTCACTGACTCATGGCATGATCCCTCTTGGTAGTTGCACCATGAAACTCAATGCAGCTACTGAAATGATCCCTGTGACATGGCCTGAATTTGGTCAATTACACCCTTTTGCACCTGATTGTCAAACGTTGGGTTATCAAGAGTTAGCTCAAAAGCTCTCAGCGATGTTATGCACTATTACAGGTTACGATGCCATCTCACTGCAACCTAACTCAGGCGCACAAGGTGAATACGCGGGTCTAATTGCCATTCAACGTTACCACCAAGCAAATGGTGATAATCACCGTAATGTATGCTTAATTCCAAGCTCAGCACATGGCACCAACCCAGCCTCTGCAGCGATGGTGTCAATGCAAGTGGTGGTGGTAGGCTGTGATGAGAAAGGCAATATTGATCTCAATGATTTGCAAGAAAAAATAGATCAACACCGTGATAATTTATCCTGCATTATGATCACTTACCCTTCAACCCATGGTGTCTATGAAGAAGGTGTTCAACAAGTTTGTGAACGTGTCCATGCAGCGGGCGGTCAAGTCTATCTTGATGGGGCTAACATGAATGCACAAGTGGGATTAACAAGCCCGGGGTTTATCGGTTCAGATGTCTCCCATCTCAATCTTCATAAAACCTTCTGTATTCCTCATGGTGGTGGTGGCCCAGGAGTTGGTCCTATCGGAGTTAAATCACATCTAAGTCCATTTTTACCCGGACATATTGATAATCAACAATCACAGAATAATCAATATGCGGTATCAGCAGCAGCATTGGGTTCTGCCTCAATTTTACCGATTTCATACGCTTATATTTCGATGATGGGTGAAGCTGGACTAAAACAAGCTACTGAGCTAGCAATTTTAAATGCTAACTATGTCATGGAACGTTTACGACCACATTACCCTATTTTATATCGAGGAACACAAGGTCGCGTCGCCCACGAATGCATTATTGATATTCGTTCAATTAAAGCTGCCTCTGGTATTTCAGAAGAAGACATCGCTAAACGATTAATGGACTATGGCTTCCATGCACCAACAATGTCATTCCCTGTAGCTGGCACATTAATGATTGAGCCTACAGAGTCTGAAGACATTACTGAATTAGATCGTTTCTGTGAGGCGATGATCGCTATTCGCAAAGAGATTCATCAAGTACAGACAGGTGAATGGCCTTTAGATGATAATCCATTAGTGAATGCTCCCCATACTCAAGCAGATCTTCGAGTTAGTGAATGGGGACATTGTTATAGCCGTGATATTGCTTGTTTCCCATCAATACATACTCAAAATACCAAGTATTGGCCAAGTGTTAATCGAGTTGATAATGTTTTTGGGGACCGTAATTTAATTTGCTCATGTGTAAGTATTGATGCATATATGAATAAGTAA
- the gcvH gene encoding glycine cleavage system protein GcvH, producing MEMTLKFTASHEWIRDNGDGTITMGISDHAQKLLGDVVFVDLPDIGDVTDAGKTFSLVESVKAASDIYAPVTGQILETNSSLDDNPELINEDPYNSGWIATIKLDDLSQLNELIDSDTYLASIVEE from the coding sequence ATGGAAATGACACTAAAATTTACAGCCAGCCATGAGTGGATTCGTGATAACGGTGACGGCACGATTACAATGGGCATTTCAGATCATGCGCAGAAATTATTAGGTGATGTCGTTTTTGTTGATCTTCCTGATATTGGTGATGTCACTGATGCAGGAAAGACCTTTTCATTGGTAGAATCGGTTAAAGCCGCCTCTGATATTTATGCTCCCGTTACTGGACAAATTCTAGAAACCAATAGCTCATTAGATGATAACCCTGAGCTAATTAATGAAGATCCTTACAATAGCGGTTGGATTGCAACCATTAAATTAGATGATCTATCGCAGCTCAACGAGTTAATCGACAGTGATACTTACCTTGCTTCCATCGTTGAAGAATAA
- the gcvT gene encoding glycine cleavage system aminomethyltransferase GcvT, whose protein sequence is MSQHLLQTPLYSMHVNMGAKMVPFAGYEMPVQYTLGVKKEHLHCRNAVGLFDVSHMGQLRLRGKNAAKMLETLVPVDIVDLPEGKQRYAFFTNDSGGIEDDLMVTNFGDHLFVVVNAACKTKDIAHLQAHLLADVELEVIHDRALLALQGPKAVDVLAQINPHVRDMVFMDAVRLELLGQECYVSRSGYTGEDGFEISVPNSHAVTLATILLDDHDVEWIGLGARDSLRLECGLCLYGHDLDKTTTPVEASLLWGVSKNRRTDGDRAGGFIGADIILAQIETKEISRKRVGLVGQTKAPVREGSLLFDGNNNQVGVVTSGTFGPSIAMPVAMGYVALMHSELNTVLFAEVRGKRLPMIVTQMPFIAQHYYRGK, encoded by the coding sequence ATGTCTCAACATTTATTACAAACTCCGTTGTATTCTATGCATGTCAATATGGGCGCTAAAATGGTGCCATTTGCTGGTTATGAAATGCCAGTACAGTACACATTAGGCGTTAAAAAAGAGCATCTTCATTGTCGCAATGCAGTGGGATTATTTGATGTTTCTCATATGGGACAATTACGGTTACGTGGTAAAAATGCAGCTAAAATGCTAGAAACATTAGTACCTGTTGATATTGTTGATTTGCCTGAAGGAAAACAGCGTTATGCTTTTTTTACCAATGATAGTGGTGGTATTGAAGATGATCTAATGGTGACAAATTTCGGGGATCATCTATTTGTGGTGGTTAATGCCGCGTGTAAAACGAAAGATATTGCTCACTTACAGGCTCATTTATTAGCAGATGTGGAACTTGAAGTGATACATGATCGAGCGTTGTTAGCATTGCAAGGACCTAAAGCGGTTGATGTACTGGCTCAAATAAATCCTCATGTACGTGATATGGTATTTATGGACGCTGTTCGTCTCGAGCTATTAGGACAAGAGTGTTATGTTAGCCGCTCTGGGTATACTGGTGAAGATGGTTTTGAAATTTCAGTACCGAATTCACATGCTGTTACGTTAGCCACCATATTACTTGACGATCACGATGTTGAATGGATTGGACTTGGCGCTCGTGACTCACTGCGTTTAGAGTGTGGCTTGTGTTTATATGGCCATGATCTTGATAAGACCACTACACCTGTTGAGGCGAGTTTATTATGGGGAGTAAGTAAAAATCGTCGAACCGATGGTGATCGTGCGGGGGGGTTTATTGGTGCCGATATTATTTTAGCTCAGATAGAAACTAAAGAAATAAGTCGTAAGCGGGTGGGGTTAGTTGGGCAAACTAAAGCGCCAGTGCGAGAAGGGAGTTTATTATTTGATGGTAATAATAACCAAGTGGGGGTTGTAACGAGTGGAACATTTGGACCATCAATAGCAATGCCTGTAGCGATGGGCTATGTTGCACTAATGCATAGTGAGCTTAATACGGTTTTATTTGCAGAGGTACGGGGTAAACGATTACCGATGATAGTGACACAAATGCCTTTTATTGCTCAACATTATTATCGCGGTAAATAA
- a CDS encoding M20/M25/M40 family metallo-hydrolase, giving the protein MSTINQQRLINHFIELIKINSESRNEKAIAETLVEQLGELGFSVHRLPVPEAISNGFNIYARLDGNINDTIALSCHMDTVNPGNDIEPIIENGVIRSKGDTILGGDDKSGIAAIMEAVRCIQADNRDHKTIELAFTVHEEGGLQGSKLFDMSYITANKAIVLDSGGAIGAIVTTAPGQQSLKITITGKPAHAGLAPEEGINALTVAADAITSMRLSRIDEETTANIGVVQGGQVTNIVMPSLYLAAEARSLNDTKLERQTAHMIETFEQAATKHGAQINIESHRAYNAYHIEDTDPHVQSIMAAFKSNGLTPFTKSTGGGSDANVFNGKGLKTVNVSTGMSKVHTTEEFITVDDMTKITEFMYTYLCSNN; this is encoded by the coding sequence ATGTCTACAATTAATCAGCAACGCCTTATTAACCACTTTATTGAACTGATAAAAATCAACAGCGAATCACGCAATGAGAAAGCCATTGCTGAAACGCTTGTTGAACAATTAGGCGAGTTAGGTTTTAGTGTTCATCGCCTTCCCGTACCAGAAGCTATCTCTAATGGCTTTAATATCTATGCGCGTTTAGACGGCAACATCAATGATACTATTGCACTTAGTTGCCATATGGACACCGTTAACCCAGGTAATGATATTGAACCTATTATTGAAAATGGTGTGATTCGCTCTAAAGGTGATACTATTTTAGGTGGTGATGATAAATCAGGTATTGCAGCAATAATGGAAGCAGTACGTTGTATTCAAGCTGACAACCGTGATCATAAAACAATTGAATTGGCTTTCACGGTTCATGAAGAAGGTGGCTTACAAGGCTCTAAACTGTTTGATATGAGCTACATTACAGCAAACAAGGCGATTGTATTAGATTCAGGCGGTGCAATTGGGGCAATTGTAACAACAGCACCTGGTCAGCAAAGCTTAAAAATCACTATTACAGGTAAACCTGCCCATGCGGGTTTAGCACCAGAAGAAGGCATTAATGCGTTAACTGTTGCTGCTGACGCTATTACTTCGATGCGTTTATCACGTATTGACGAAGAAACTACGGCTAACATTGGCGTTGTTCAAGGTGGACAAGTTACTAATATTGTAATGCCTTCACTATATCTTGCTGCAGAAGCGCGCTCTTTAAATGATACTAAGCTTGAACGTCAAACTGCACATATGATTGAAACCTTTGAGCAAGCAGCAACGAAACACGGTGCTCAGATCAATATCGAATCTCATCGTGCTTATAATGCTTATCATATTGAAGATACTGATCCACACGTACAAAGTATTATGGCGGCATTTAAATCTAACGGTTTAACGCCATTCACCAAATCAACGGGTGGTGGCAGTGATGCCAATGTATTTAATGGTAAAGGTTTAAAAACAGTCAATGTATCAACGGGAATGAGTAAAGTTCATACGACGGAAGAATTTATTACTGTTGATGATATGACAAAAATAACTGAATTTATGTACACTTATTTATGCAGCAATAACTAA